The DNA region attaccTGCACATGGACTATATGAAGAGAACAAAGTAGATTCACTTGTCATGTGATCGGAGGCACCTGAATCTACTATCCAAGTATGATTGAGACTGACACTAAGAAATGCAGAATTACCTTTTATTGCTATAGAGCAAGAAGGGGTTGGAGACTCGAGGAGTTTGTACAGTCTGTCTAGTTGCTCCGTAGTGAGTGGAAACTAAGACGGAGGAGGTTGCTGCCCTTGATCAGAATTACTAGCATAAAATGCACGACAATTTTTCTTCTTCCAGTTAGGAAGTTTGCTTTTGAGCTTCCAACAAGTTTCACGTGTATGCCATTCATGTTTGCAGTGATCACACCAAGGAACTTTGTCTAATCTTCTTCCCTCGTCAAGGTTCCTAGTTCGTACGCTGTTTCCGCGGACACCGCCGTTTCCGCGGCCGACGCCCGACTCAGGTTGCGGTTGTTCATCATGGTTGGATCAAGTGTGGGCCTGTGATGGGGAAAATCACTTGTTGTTGTTATTTGCCATAGAAGGCTAAACGGATATGTGAATCGGGTCGGGTAAGAAAGCTAGTCGAACAAAAATATGTTGAGGAAAACCTTATGGTAATCCTTAACCCAACAAAAATAGGTTGAAGAAAGTTTTACGGTAATCCCTAACCCAGTCCTCTTAACTCAATAACAATAGGTTGAGGAAAGCTTTACAGTAACCCCTAACCAAGCGCTCTTGATACCATATTGGAAAAAAATAGGTAAAAGCTGTTATATTTTATTCGTCAGCCTTAGGCTGGTTTATATAGTGAGAATACAATTATTACAATTGAGTTTCTCTTTAatggagaataaagaaaaataaagatagtattaaaggcaataataaaatcggaaataatatattttccaacgATCACATAGTATTTATAGATCATTAGCCCTACTAGATTTGTCTCTAAAATGTTTCCATGGTATGAACTGATATAGACTAATGACTTTGAAGTGATCAACTATGTTGCTACGTCGAGTTTGACCCTGTTTAAAACAATAAATCGAGTTTAACCCTGTTTAAAACAATAAATAGTGACATTCACACTTCTTTTTATACACTAATTAGTTATGTGACTCGTATCTTTAGAAATGGTGTTAGAAGTAGGCATGACAACGGGGCGGGTCGGGGACGGAttttacctcccccaaacccaaacccgaatccccAAACAGTTCCCgttccccgccccaaacccaaacggggatggagaatcaaaacccaaacccgtcccaaacgggttcgggttgggttcgggtatccccgccccgccaccaattcatttagtgaaatcaattttttttaataaaaatatttattttttccaaaataaaattacattacaaataataaaataaaacaatctaaagAAATTTCATACatatatttcaaatattttaaataataaattaaaattaaaattcaaAATATTGACCACGTATTTAATATTCTAAATgtcaaaaataaataataatgtacacaatgaaataaacggggcgggttcgggggcgggttcggggtgggtactattgtccccattacccgatccgtccccatattttatagtcagggaaaacccaaacccaatcaaagcgggttttccccgtcaacttcggaGCGGGTTCGGGTGGGTACTCGCGGGTACGGGTTATGTTGTCATGCCTAGTTAAAAGTAGCTTTTGTGTCATTCTTTATGTGACGAAAATCCTAGGAAACTTAACCCGATTATTATTCGAATTGAACTTCTATATCATTATAGTAGCATTGGGTAAGTTGAGACTACTTTTTGCATTAGctgaaattaaaattttatattttattttctaGAAATCATAATTGCAATTCTCACGAAACAATGTTGTCAACaaattgaataattatttttaaaagtgGCCCAAATTCTTAACAATTTTTCAATTATATCTTGTGCGGGCAAAAACTAATCTCTCAAATCAAATAGTATGGACCACAATCAGCGCAAGACTCCATGAAGAAAAACAGAGATCTGAATTTCATTTCATGGTTTCAAATTTTTTGAATCTTTCTATTACATAAAATGGACCTAATAATAAATATATACACACAAGTTAACAGAAAATAAACTAAAATACAATACCAAATTTCGAAATAAAATTTTCCTTCCAATTATTCCCTTCCATTAATTTTTTGTTACAATGTTATCCTTCCCATCCAATCAAATAACTTTGTTTTGTAAATAATCGGATAAAATTTTACAACTTCTATTATTTTTATCGACAAATGTCTCGACTCTATTTTAAACGCTCAAAAAGGAGGAAGGAGGAAGAGAAACAAAAAGAAGTTTATTAATGCAGTTGCATGGAGGATGATTATGTTATACCCTCTTGTTCAAGCTTTTTTCTGTTTGACTACTTTTGGTGGAGCAGGGAAGACAGCACGAAACAACCAAGCAGCAAGTATTGCTCCAATGAATGGACAAATCCAATATACATAGAATTGATCCCATGTGTGGTGCCAGTTGTCTAAATATGCCCAACCATATGCCTGCAAAATAATAATGCACCATATGAATAATTAAAGTATCAAACACTAACACAGACACACTAACACAAACACCAAATACAATACTATCCGTGTCACGTAAGTGTATTTTGAGATCAAATACAATCACGTGTTTCAGTGTCATGTAAGTGTTGGACAGACATAATAGTACATGTCAAATATGTGTTTAATACTATGAAATCCTGAATTCAATACGGGACACAATGCTGACACTTTGAAACCATAATATGTTAAAATCATAAGACATCGATACCGCTACATAAAAAAATAGTATTTGACCTTCATTTATTCATCTACTATTAAAAGAGTTTAAAATATCTTAATCAAATGTTTTAATCCTTTGTTAATCAAAATTGTTTCAAGACATGTTTAAGCCTTTAAGATGTGTGAAATTTGTCTAAAAAAAAGTATAAGGTGTGTTGAAGCAAggaaaataaattttttgaaacACTTGTCTGAATTGTTGACATCTTGACATTTGTCGTATAAGTGTTATACGGGTGTCATACATCTATTCAAAGAGTGTCACGGAAAGGAAAAAACTATTTATTTATGAGTTTCCAACATGTACCGTACAAGTGTCATACAAATATCGGGGTGTCGGTGTATGTGCTTCGTAGCTTTAATATGGGGTACAGTGTTACGTAGAAACACATATACGACCAACAGTAAAGTATTCCTAAGTTTTATACAAATTCAATAAAGCAGCCTACAAAATGGTTGATAAGCAGCTTATTTAGAACAACAATGAGAAGATTCAACACTTTTATAACATAAAAGCTAAAAAAAGGTGAAGGAATCATTTTAAAAACAATAAAAGTTATGGTGACTAAGAAATCCTGATATGTTCCAGAATAAAGATTTCAAAACAGAACAGTTTCAAACTTTAGGCACATATAAGAATCTAGTCCTGAGAAAGGAATTTAAAAGAGTTTTCGCCACCCTCGTGATAGGAAGATGATGCACATTGTACGCAAACCGGTACAGGTAACACAGGCTATTCAGACAAGAAAAAAAAGGGTAACAAATGGTGAATGTGAAAAATGAATCACTTACAAGGATAGGATTCATGGACGGTCCGGTGTAGGCAGAACCGGCGACGATCACAGCCACGGTGGAAATAGACATCATCAAAGTCTTCAGGAACTCGCTACGAGGACCCTTGATTATGATGAAGAGAACGACAAAAGTGATTACAAATGTCAACACTCCTTCTGCAATAGCTCCTGTATGCAAATCAACCTTCAAAACGGGTCCACCAATCATGTGCCTATATTTTGGCGGCATTACTTCCATAATTGCCATAGCACCACCCACCGCACCTAACGCCTGCGTAACATCACTCATTAAAAATTCATTTCAATCAATATAAATATTAATACACAGAAACCAAACACAGGTCACGAGATAACCAAATAGAGTCGTTTAAATCACGGTCAATGTTTTTACGTTATGCTTCATAAAAATCTGTGAGTCCTGCTACTACAATTGTCGTGTAGTTgaagaaatttccaaaaatgctTAAATATTGCATAAAATTTGAACATTAAATCTACATGTATCCTCCTGTCAGACAGAATCAAGATCAAGACCGAAAGAGTAGTAACTATATGACATCAATCCAAGTGATTTATCTTTTATACAAAGATCTCTGCAAAAGAGTATCCATACAACATGATTTCACTAGGCCAACCTATTAGGTTTCTCAAAATACATATAACACCATATCTTTAAGCACGTGTTCAGATTAACACTTAGTTTGAAGAAATCCCATCGTGTCACTGTGATTTTGACAAAAGTTACACTCAAAACAACAACAACCGAGTCTTATCTCGCTACATGGATCAACTTCAGCATAATATTCTATCCAGAACCATGTTTCTATCCAAATCGTTAATCTCGAGATCTTTCTTAATAACCTCTCACATTTTTTCTAGGTCTTCATCTACCTCTAACTGATTAACTTTTCTCCATCTGATCTACTCTTACCATAGAAACTTCAATAAAATTACGCTATCATCATCATTTCGTCAAACTTATCCTAATCTACAAATTACCGACACGTCAACACGGATAATCACAAATGTCAGTTTCATGTCAACACAAACAAGTTCAAGACACAAGACACAGAACGCGCCTTCAATATGAAGTATCAGTGCTTAGTAACACCAAACATATACTAAGATTCTTAAAATTACAAACATATACTATACCACCCATGTTGCTAAAGTTCCAATCTTGATTCTGTTCACAGATTCCTTTAATCAATTAAAACTTTGCACTTATGCAAGATTCATGAATCTCATCACCCAAAAAAGCACCACTAAcataaaagtaaaaaaaaaaaaaaagcaacAACTTTTACAACACAAAACCATAACCCTAAATgtaaaaattgaaaattgaaaaaaaaaaccTGAGCGGGGAAACGAAGAGCCATAGAGAAAAGGGTATCAGAACCAAGACCAGCAGCATAGAAAGAAGCATTTCCTGTAGGATTGAAACTGGCACCACCCATGGCATTACCAATAGCAGTGAAAGTGAATATAATAACAAAAATTAATAAAGTAGTGATTATAATAAAAGGGTAATTAACACCATTGTAAGACACAAATTCAAGATTAAAAGCTTTCAGAATTTCTGTGGTGACTAATCCTAGGGTTGAAGAAATGAAAACCCATATAAATGTTAATACTGCATCAGCAATTGCTAATAGTATTGCATTCGCCATTTTTCTTTCTTCAATTGAATCTCGTTCTACAATATCATATCAAAGAAAGTTATGATTTTTGGTTTTGGTGAGAattgataatgatgatgatgaagaaacaAAGTGACAAAAACAGAAAAGGAAGAAAATGATTGTGAATTAACAAATCAGATTCAGTTATTATGTTGAGATCGAATGGTgtatattttaaattaaatattttatatttaaattgTTATTTTTCTTCTTATTTTGAAGTGTAAGTTACTAATTTGTTGATTGCATGCAACTAATGACAGGTGAATGTTGCGATCAGAATTCATGTCGGTATGCCATTTTATTTGgagattaattattataaatTGAGAGATAAGAGTTTAAAGGTAGTATGTAGACACTTTATAACAAgcttaaaataaatttaatattgtaaaaataaaaaaagtgaTTTAGTAATTAatggtgtaaaaatattttatattattaatatatatttttttaaagtataattaatttatttacaattattattatttttaaattaatttaatggctaaagtttttttttattaaaattagTAAGTGATATATCGTGAGTTTGAATTTATATATCTGCTGCAGTTAAATGTATTAGAACAATGAAACATTTACGATTATCTATATAATGAGGATTTTTAGGTGCTTTAAGAGTTTCGGTTAGATATCAGTTTGGTAAAATGTTAAAATTTTATCTcatttaaaattaaattattatttaaaaagtTATATGGCATTAGATAATAATGTACTCAACAAAACTTTATGAGAAACGAAATATTCAACACAAATTAAATTATACTATTGAAGTGTGTTACAATTTTCATTTCTTTAAATTTTAGTGAAAGTTATTCTgatttttgattaagaaaataaattttattttgtatttttatATGAAAAGGGTGAGTAGAAATATGTCTTAAAATCTTTTAGTGATAAAGTGAAAGAAAACATGTTTTGAGATTGCAGCAACTAGAAATTTGCCTGAAGACAAACCTAATTGCAGCCAGTGACGTTATAATAGTCTAGGTTCGACAGATAGTTCAGTCTGCTAGAGCCCGAGTCTGATTTTCTCGGTTCTGTATTAGACTTCGTTGTTTTTTGGTTTGTGGATCGATTTGTTAATCAATATGTTGGATTTCAGTAGTCATAAATATGTATCTCCATCATTCTCGTCTTTACAATCTTCATAACTTTATAACTTGTATTGGTAAAAAAAATATAGGTGATATCCCTACAAGGGTAGGGGATGCTCAGAGGTCTTAGTAGGTTTATAACAACTAAGGCTTGTTCGCGACGACGAGAGGCCATATATGATGGTTAGATGGATCTATCGTATGTGGGGTTTTTCTTGATGAAGGCTTATAGTGTGTCTCTCAAGCCGAACTTTATGTTGAGTTCTTCATACGAGACTTAATAGTCGAGTCCCTCAAGCAAGACTTTACGTTAGGTCTCGCACAAGGAAACTCCAAGTACCTCAGTAGAGGTGTTTAGATAAGTCGTTTGGTGGGACTCTAAGCCCCTCAATTGATACTATATTTGAGCCTGACTTATAAGACTTTAAGTCCTCAGGTGAGACATTGAGCGTCTCTGACAGAATTTCTATCAGGCTTTCAGACAAGACTTAAGTTAAGTCTCTCTGGCCAGACTTCAGTTGCATCCCTTGGGCGAGACTTTAAGTTGGATCTCTCCCAATGAAACTTTAATCCCCTCAGGCAAGGTTGTGTATTGAGCC from Lathyrus oleraceus cultivar Zhongwan6 chromosome 1, CAAS_Psat_ZW6_1.0, whole genome shotgun sequence includes:
- the LOC127126130 gene encoding aquaporin SIP1-2, with amino-acid sequence MANAILLAIADAVLTFIWVFISSTLGLVTTEILKAFNLEFVSYNGVNYPFIIITTLLIFVIIFTFTAIGNAMGGASFNPTGNASFYAAGLGSDTLFSMALRFPAQALGAVGGAMAIMEVMPPKYRHMIGGPVLKVDLHTGAIAEGVLTFVITFVVLFIIIKGPRSEFLKTLMMSISTVAVIVAGSAYTGPSMNPILAYGWAYLDNWHHTWDQFYVYWICPFIGAILAAWLFRAVFPAPPKVVKQKKA